The genomic segment cTCACCTGCTTCAAGATTGGAGGTGTTACACTAACAAAGATGCCCTTCGATATACCTTGACCTTAGCTTTTGAAAAGTGGttgtttgagttactgttgtcttcctgttagtttgaagcagtctggccattctcctcaaAACCCTGATATCAAAAAGgcccagagaactgccactaactggatattttctctttcactgaccattttctgtaaactcGAGAGAGGATCAAGTGTGGAAATTCCAGTAGATCAGTCAATTTGTGTCTTTAGCTTGGTCAGGTTGAATTTCTCTGTAATTGTGACGTCTTGGTAATATCCACTGTCATGCAGAATAACACAAATGTTGAAGATACTCGTTGAAATGGTCTAATCTTTATTGCCTAATCACTCTTTGAGCTTGGCTCTTGTCACACTGTGTCACTGAAACAACCCAATTGTCTCATATCAatactgtgtttgtgtaactGATTTTCACAGATCTTGTGTAatgctgatgtgtttgtgtgtccagaGCCACAGGAGCAGGGGGGATGAACCGCGAGGAGGCCCCGGGAAAGTCTCCTGAAGACATGTACATCCAACAGAAAGTGCGGGTCCTACTCATGCTCAAGAAAATGGGATCAAATGTAAGGAGACACATTGATTACCACAAAACTTTGCCATTTGAAGTTTCAGATTTAGGCACGCACAGCTCATGCACACTGTGGTTATTGCTTTAGTTGGCAAAGACACACATTATAATAACCTGAAATCCATTCCCTAGCCAAACCTTCAACTGATCTATGCAGTTTGCACAGGTCATCACCTAATAATGATGTTGTTAGATTGGTTACcaagaaacaacaacagaagaTAGTCCTCAATGACTCAGTTTATTTGGCACACATTTTGTTTGTTGAAGCAACGTGTGCTAAAGgagcagagagaagaaaaacagatcAATTTCTTTGAAATAATtaatgttaaaaatcaaaatattttgGATCTAAATTGCCTCATAGCTGTTTCTGGGAGAATTGCTATGTTTCATTAATCAGCATGTTGAACAGAAGTATTTGACTTAGTCTTTGAGGTCAgtatttcaatttgtttttactttttttgtgatttttaaagtGACTTTGTTTACTCCTCTTCAGCTTACGCCGAGTGAAGAGGCTTTTCTCCGAAATTACGCAGGTGTGGTCCACAGTCAGATGAGCCAGCTACCGCAGCACAACATAGACCAGGGTAAGGCTGTGACAcatgcacgcatgcacacacacacacacacacacacacacacacacacacacacacacacacacacacacacacatacacacagagttTAAAGGTGCAGTCATTTTAGCTGAGGTATTTTTTATTAGGAAATACTTCTTCATGTAGTTGCAAAATacattcatgtgaaaaagagTTTTCTCAGCACTTCATGCTGTTCTGTGAAAAATGAAC from the Pelmatolapia mariae isolate MD_Pm_ZW linkage group LG20, Pm_UMD_F_2, whole genome shotgun sequence genome contains:
- the ctnnbip1 gene encoding beta-catenin-interacting protein 1, whose protein sequence is MNREEAPGKSPEDMYIQQKVRVLLMLKKMGSNLTPSEEAFLRNYAGVVHSQMSQLPQHNIDQGAEDVVMAFSRSETEDRRQ